The Leptospira andrefontaineae genome has a segment encoding these proteins:
- the batC gene encoding TPR repeat-containing protein BatC, which produces MRISKKVAPVLLVLFSLWGRDVYSFELDPGGNRIKEGRNSYEQGDYKNSLERYKEADPYFPEDPRLEFNRGDCEYKSGNLDKAIRHFEKSADSKDAGLRAQSHFNLGNSYLKLGDRKKAAEHYLRSLKENPNLESAKKNLEWLRKLPPPEGKEGSENKESMSEEKEDKSSASKQGPKGKEKAEKQSKSGTGKDQKDKNKSKMEDELDRIMESMDLDSVKRRSPGSRNKEVFW; this is translated from the coding sequence GTGAGAATCTCCAAGAAGGTCGCTCCTGTTCTATTAGTACTATTCTCGCTTTGGGGAAGAGATGTTTATTCTTTCGAATTGGATCCTGGAGGAAATCGGATCAAGGAAGGTAGGAACTCCTACGAGCAAGGCGACTATAAAAATTCCTTGGAAAGATATAAGGAAGCAGATCCTTATTTCCCGGAAGATCCTAGATTAGAATTCAATCGTGGTGATTGTGAATACAAATCAGGAAACTTAGATAAGGCGATCCGTCATTTCGAAAAGTCCGCAGACTCGAAAGACGCAGGGTTAAGAGCTCAATCTCATTTTAATTTAGGAAATTCTTATTTAAAACTGGGAGATCGTAAAAAAGCGGCAGAACATTATCTTCGTTCTTTAAAAGAAAATCCTAATTTAGAATCTGCTAAAAAGAATTTAGAATGGCTACGTAAACTTCCTCCTCCTGAAGGTAAAGAAGGTTCCGAAAACAAGGAAAGTATGTCGGAAGAGAAGGAGGATAAATCTTCCGCATCTAAACAAGGTCCCAAAGGAAAAGAGAAGGCGGAGAAACAGTCGAAATCCGGTACAGGAAAGGATCAGAAAGATAAAAACAAATCCAAGATGGAAGACGAATTAGATCGGATCATGGAGTCTATGGATCTAGATTCGGTGAAAAGAAGAAGCCCGGGCTCTAGGAACAAAGAGGTGTTCTGGTGA
- a CDS encoding GDSL-type esterase/lipase family protein — MKIKKFFTWQFILICLFYSMTVGAQPAPYKLTNPVLIRPFGDSITYGIGFTDDWQCLMYTISQNICMPPGFKGGGYRGWMTLLSLNGDGIIFTTEGYQSGGSYFQQWLVNTQTHDGYPGWTVEDLTPIAGRVSFSNITLVHAGTNDMWPILKIQNPTDAQIEQLANTTGQNLFNMLNVLLTSNPKTYIFVAQIIKVAPPFAGYETVNKVISKYNSYIANNWPNLPPSSQARMTLVDMHNTLQPGADYFTDGIHPSANGHLKIACSWIRAIKAQPANQQNPCDGITTGKAVKQLTPSEEETKQMTPPKETLERILKRKF, encoded by the coding sequence ATGAAAATCAAAAAGTTTTTTACATGGCAGTTTATACTGATCTGCCTATTCTACTCCATGACAGTAGGCGCTCAGCCCGCTCCCTATAAATTAACAAATCCTGTTTTAATTCGACCATTCGGCGATTCAATTACATACGGAATCGGATTTACAGACGACTGGCAATGTTTGATGTATACCATCTCGCAAAATATATGTATGCCTCCCGGATTCAAAGGTGGTGGTTACCGCGGATGGATGACCCTGCTATCATTAAACGGAGACGGAATTATCTTTACTACTGAAGGCTATCAAAGCGGAGGCTCTTATTTTCAACAATGGTTAGTGAACACTCAAACCCACGATGGTTATCCTGGATGGACAGTGGAAGATCTGACGCCGATTGCCGGTAGAGTTAGTTTTTCCAATATCACTTTGGTTCATGCAGGAACAAACGATATGTGGCCTATATTAAAAATCCAAAATCCAACTGACGCTCAAATCGAGCAGCTTGCTAACACTACGGGTCAAAATTTGTTCAACATGTTAAATGTTTTACTCACTAGCAATCCGAAGACGTATATATTTGTAGCCCAAATTATTAAGGTAGCGCCTCCATTTGCCGGCTATGAAACCGTTAATAAAGTTATCTCAAAATACAATAGTTATATAGCAAATAATTGGCCGAATCTTCCTCCTTCCAGCCAAGCCAGAATGACTCTTGTAGACATGCACAACACTTTACAACCTGGAGCAGATTATTTTACGGACGGGATTCATCCAAGCGCAAATGGACATCTAAAAATTGCATGCTCTTGGATTCGGGCGATCAAAGCTCAACCGGCAAATCAACAAAATCCTTGTGACGGCATCACAACCGGAAAAGCGGTAAAACAATTAACCCCTTCCGAAGAAGAAACCAAACAAATGACTCCGCCTAAAGAAACACTAGAGCGAATACTTAAGCGAAAGTTTTGA
- a CDS encoding BatD family protein translates to MKRFLLLLLFGTFPLFAQGSKFYLSQTRADLGDAVFIILETEGGAQVRLIEKEWAGQGIKAVYWGTEENTTIVNFKVYRKKLIKYRLTVSAPGRFSVPEIEIEVDGQKVVSGMMALEISPRSTTTNKSSGFFSNRYFFSEETEGPEDGDLKVLFKTNKDQVWVGEPILGFFTLYYRNAIRPYIDRDFSSSIEFPYFRSEALSGINLLIPEQVIYEGLEFETAVYNKETFILTPLKKGEYSLGSTVFHLEGRQQSFFHMRSIKTIPSKIFVRDLPSPSPSEFKGAVGNFKIGLEEYPKAAFLGEPFQFKLTISGNGNLSSIKDPLLSVCDPSCYPEITFLQTRQQRDFRELGPGEFGFYLNHSYHYSVLPKKEGTWKPEDLKFTFFNPGSGRYESASLRFPGLEVGPLRPKQEIVTEDTGSKGGSFLLGAILISFIFIGAGTFAVLTLRKKYQAEAILKRLDLWIGSKRGFVLKHSVMTKGLPEEEASLLAGWKSDTAPLTETYKSLGPSSRATLIRISNWLSDKLKEEGFE, encoded by the coding sequence GTGAAACGTTTTCTTCTTCTTTTATTATTTGGGACTTTTCCTTTATTCGCACAAGGTTCCAAATTTTATCTTAGTCAAACCAGAGCAGATCTGGGGGACGCGGTCTTTATCATTTTAGAAACGGAAGGTGGTGCTCAGGTCCGTTTAATAGAAAAAGAATGGGCCGGCCAAGGGATCAAAGCGGTCTATTGGGGAACGGAAGAGAATACTACCATAGTAAACTTCAAAGTATATCGCAAAAAGCTAATCAAGTACAGACTAACAGTCTCAGCACCTGGGCGTTTTTCTGTTCCCGAAATAGAAATAGAAGTAGATGGCCAAAAGGTAGTTTCTGGAATGATGGCTCTGGAAATTTCTCCCAGAAGTACCACGACGAATAAGTCTTCCGGATTTTTTTCGAATCGTTATTTTTTCAGCGAAGAAACGGAAGGTCCCGAAGACGGGGACTTAAAGGTATTATTCAAAACAAACAAGGACCAAGTTTGGGTAGGAGAGCCTATCTTAGGGTTTTTTACCCTATATTATAGAAATGCGATACGTCCTTATATAGATCGTGATTTTTCTAGCTCCATTGAATTCCCTTATTTTAGAAGTGAGGCTCTTTCCGGGATTAATCTTCTAATTCCCGAACAAGTGATTTATGAAGGATTAGAATTTGAAACCGCAGTTTATAATAAGGAAACTTTCATTCTAACACCCTTGAAAAAGGGAGAATATTCCTTAGGTTCCACCGTATTTCATTTGGAGGGGAGACAGCAGTCATTCTTCCATATGAGAAGTATTAAGACGATCCCGAGTAAAATTTTCGTAAGGGATCTTCCTTCTCCTTCTCCGTCCGAATTTAAAGGTGCAGTCGGTAATTTTAAAATAGGTTTAGAAGAATATCCTAAGGCTGCTTTTTTAGGGGAACCATTTCAGTTCAAACTAACCATTTCTGGGAATGGAAATCTTTCTTCTATTAAAGATCCTTTATTAAGTGTATGCGATCCTTCTTGTTACCCGGAGATTACTTTTTTGCAGACTAGGCAGCAAAGAGATTTTAGGGAGTTAGGTCCAGGAGAGTTCGGATTTTATCTAAATCATTCTTATCATTATTCTGTACTTCCTAAAAAAGAAGGAACCTGGAAACCGGAGGATCTAAAATTTACTTTTTTCAATCCCGGTTCAGGAAGATACGAATCCGCCTCTCTGCGTTTTCCCGGTTTAGAGGTTGGGCCTCTTCGGCCGAAGCAGGAAATTGTAACTGAAGATACTGGAAGTAAGGGTGGATCTTTTCTATTAGGTGCCATTCTCATTTCGTTTATATTTATAGGAGCAGGTACATTTGCAGTTTTAACTCTGCGTAAGAAGTATCAAGCTGAGGCAATATTGAAACGACTTGACCTCTGGATAGGTTCCAAAAGAGGTTTTGTTTTGAAACATTCTGTGATGACCAAGGGACTGCCTGAGGAAGAAGCAAGTCTTCTCGCCGGTTGGAAGTCCGACACGGCTCCATTGACCGAAACCTATAAAAGTCTGGGACCTTCTTCCAGAGCGACTCTGATTAGGATCTCAAATTGGTTGTCTGATAAATTAAAAGAGGAGGGATTCGAATGA
- a CDS encoding STAS domain-containing protein, whose product MDSLKILEQDAGKEIRVYLVSGRLDESTFPLFKEKVLDVSHANNTVLNLSDLKYVSSSGIRAIFELKNRLTGEGKKLLLTEAGEKVIQIFNLLGLWKPFAHFEKEEDAIAACLKN is encoded by the coding sequence ATGGATAGTTTGAAAATTCTAGAACAGGATGCCGGGAAAGAGATCAGAGTGTATTTGGTTTCGGGCAGACTAGACGAATCCACCTTTCCTCTATTTAAAGAAAAAGTATTGGATGTAAGTCATGCAAACAATACTGTTCTGAACTTATCCGATCTTAAGTATGTTTCCAGTTCTGGAATTCGTGCAATCTTCGAATTAAAGAACAGACTTACTGGAGAAGGTAAAAAACTTCTTCTTACTGAAGCCGGAGAGAAGGTCATTCAGATCTTCAATCTATTAGGTCTTTGGAAACCTTTTGCTCATTTCGAAAAAGAAGAAGACGCAATCGCTGCTTGTCTTAAAAACTAA
- a CDS encoding NAD+ kinase, which translates to MSTEKRKKIESVLVVIKRTKYELDLESYGSLDEFKRVAEIQNDSFSRIYNSHLRQIQSREELKLTFPNGKFIFREELENIDISIYDLVIALGGDNHFTYVAHHALDNLVLGCNSDPETSVGALLSFHTSDISNAVSRNWENIIIEEWPRINVRIEYPNGKAIETFQGISEISIRNNSPDLTSRFLISHEKVSEEQKCSGLLVYTGAGSTGWVMSCENKDVSFDKQEPYFKVYCRELRKKESFQYKLDHFTVRNSFRLISEMRGGISIDSLAERIYDFPPGAKADFSVSPERLRVVVQKHG; encoded by the coding sequence ATGTCGACGGAAAAGCGAAAAAAAATCGAATCTGTTCTGGTAGTTATCAAAAGAACAAAGTACGAATTAGATCTGGAGAGTTACGGCTCTCTGGATGAATTCAAAAGAGTAGCAGAGATCCAAAACGATTCATTCTCTCGGATCTATAATTCCCATCTCAGACAGATCCAAAGTAGAGAAGAATTAAAACTTACTTTCCCTAATGGAAAGTTTATCTTCCGAGAAGAATTAGAAAATATAGATATTTCGATCTACGATCTTGTGATTGCGTTAGGTGGAGACAATCATTTCACCTATGTTGCACATCATGCTCTGGATAATCTAGTTCTGGGTTGTAATTCGGATCCTGAAACTTCTGTAGGGGCCCTTCTATCCTTTCATACCTCCGATATCTCAAATGCAGTTTCCCGTAATTGGGAAAATATAATCATAGAAGAATGGCCCAGGATCAATGTTAGGATCGAATATCCAAACGGCAAAGCGATTGAGACATTTCAAGGGATCAGCGAAATCTCTATCCGTAATAATAGCCCAGACTTAACTAGCAGATTTCTAATCTCTCATGAGAAAGTCTCTGAAGAGCAGAAATGTTCGGGCCTTCTGGTATATACCGGAGCGGGTTCTACTGGTTGGGTTATGTCTTGCGAAAATAAAGACGTAAGCTTTGACAAGCAGGAGCCGTATTTCAAAGTGTACTGTAGAGAGTTACGTAAAAAGGAAAGTTTCCAGTACAAGCTGGATCACTTCACAGTTCGCAATTCTTTCCGTCTAATATCCGAAATGCGCGGGGGGATCTCAATCGATTCCTTGGCGGAACGTATTTACGATTTCCCTCCCGGGGCCAAAGCGGACTTTTCCGTTTCTCCGGAAAGATTGCGGGTGGTGGTGCAAAAACATGGATAG
- a CDS encoding SpoIIE family protein phosphatase, whose translation MSFRQKIFLILGASQLLLVLILAITFIQMIDQVKNEPQDKRALDRSLEFRKELKHKEEVIRLLLKEIERNQKTLSILENGLGNRGILQGNLEYIKGIMSQYGLSIFEIHDKTGHVYFRFHRPADFGDDKSGQKIVQEALQGRIASTLEIGHSGLGLRVTAPLKNGGIMMVGQVVDDKFIQTITGSEDVHLAIYEKEKLISFSDVTISKYLGDRKPKDLAGISRFTLEGRHYYLTQVPYENQGLSNLKLDFVLLIDETELYESTRNLWLYCGLIALAVFGGILFASYRFSRDIIDAVKALNFAMQNPNEDESKIVDLNRSDELGEMAEVFIEMKKDLLDHQMFLEKKVEEKTKELQETLDDLRTLKEKQDGDYYLTSLLLRPLATTRYESTNTKISGILRQKKTFVFRKREADIGGDLVSISEVTLYGKKYLSIMNSDAMGKSIQGAGGALVMGTVFKAIVTRTQLSRSNQKKTPEKWLKDCYTELQNVFVTFDGTMLVSALLCLLDEETGALYSINAEHPNMVLYRDAKAGFLDSDFPIRKLGFSENTTEPLVRVDKLEAGDKIFLGSDGRDDILLYDPNSPEPVMNEDENLFLRFVELSGGNLEDLERLINAAGEISDDLSLLSIGYKEAEVSSSRTKAISEEYNRLLQIGIKEYKKGNTEKTKEVFAQALLIDDSDPALYKQMARICINAKEFEEGAKYTEAYLSKIPFDNEYIFYLSYCLRKTKDYWKSLEFAEKLRSREPENIRNLKHLVALYRLTGNRMKFRATMSVLKLVLADSDPKANNSSEPALV comes from the coding sequence ATGAGTTTTAGACAAAAAATTTTTCTCATTCTGGGAGCCAGTCAGCTTCTATTAGTACTCATTCTTGCGATCACATTCATCCAAATGATCGACCAAGTTAAAAATGAACCTCAGGACAAAAGAGCATTAGACCGCTCCCTGGAGTTCAGGAAGGAACTCAAACATAAGGAAGAAGTTATCCGACTTCTTCTCAAAGAAATAGAAAGAAACCAAAAGACTCTTTCTATTTTAGAAAACGGTTTGGGGAACAGAGGTATCCTGCAAGGCAACCTGGAATATATCAAAGGGATCATGTCCCAGTATGGTCTTTCCATCTTCGAGATCCACGATAAGACAGGACATGTTTATTTTAGATTTCATAGACCGGCGGATTTTGGAGACGATAAGTCAGGTCAGAAGATCGTACAAGAAGCTCTGCAAGGCAGGATTGCTTCTACCCTAGAGATAGGCCATAGCGGTCTTGGACTTAGGGTGACTGCCCCACTCAAGAACGGTGGGATCATGATGGTGGGTCAGGTGGTGGATGATAAATTTATCCAAACTATCACAGGTTCGGAAGACGTTCATCTTGCCATTTACGAAAAAGAAAAACTGATCTCCTTTTCCGACGTTACGATCTCCAAATATTTAGGAGATAGAAAACCTAAGGATCTTGCGGGAATTTCCAGATTCACTTTGGAAGGCAGGCATTATTATCTCACTCAGGTCCCTTACGAAAACCAAGGATTAAGCAATCTTAAACTAGATTTTGTTCTTTTGATAGATGAAACCGAACTTTACGAATCTACCAGAAATCTTTGGTTGTATTGTGGACTGATCGCTCTTGCAGTATTCGGCGGGATCTTATTCGCATCTTATAGATTCTCCAGAGATATCATAGACGCAGTTAAGGCACTCAACTTCGCGATGCAAAACCCAAATGAGGACGAATCCAAAATTGTGGACTTAAATCGTTCCGACGAATTGGGAGAAATGGCAGAAGTATTCATCGAAATGAAGAAGGATCTTTTAGACCATCAAATGTTCTTGGAAAAGAAAGTAGAAGAGAAAACCAAAGAATTGCAGGAAACCCTGGATGATCTTCGCACACTAAAAGAGAAACAAGACGGGGATTATTACCTGACTTCCCTACTACTTCGTCCGCTTGCCACTACTAGATATGAAAGTACTAATACTAAGATCAGTGGTATCTTAAGACAAAAGAAAACTTTCGTATTTAGAAAAAGAGAAGCGGATATCGGTGGAGACTTAGTTTCCATCAGCGAGGTCACATTATACGGTAAAAAATACCTGAGCATAATGAACTCGGATGCAATGGGTAAATCCATACAAGGAGCGGGCGGTGCACTTGTGATGGGAACCGTATTCAAAGCAATCGTAACAAGGACCCAACTTTCCAGAAGTAACCAAAAGAAAACCCCTGAAAAATGGCTGAAAGACTGTTATACGGAATTACAAAACGTATTCGTTACATTCGATGGAACGATGCTTGTTTCAGCATTACTCTGTCTTCTGGATGAAGAAACTGGAGCATTATATTCTATTAATGCAGAACATCCTAATATGGTGCTGTATAGAGATGCAAAAGCAGGATTCCTGGATTCTGACTTCCCTATCCGCAAACTAGGTTTCTCTGAGAATACAACAGAACCTTTGGTAAGAGTGGATAAATTGGAAGCGGGAGATAAGATCTTTCTAGGATCCGACGGAAGAGATGATATTCTTCTTTATGATCCGAATTCTCCCGAGCCTGTGATGAACGAGGATGAAAATTTATTCTTAAGATTTGTAGAACTTTCCGGTGGAAATTTAGAAGATCTAGAAAGATTGATCAACGCGGCCGGAGAAATTTCAGACGATCTAAGTCTTTTGAGTATAGGTTATAAAGAAGCGGAAGTTTCTTCTTCTCGCACAAAAGCGATTTCGGAAGAATACAACAGACTACTTCAGATCGGTATCAAAGAATATAAAAAAGGAAATACCGAAAAGACTAAGGAAGTTTTTGCACAAGCATTATTGATAGACGATTCTGATCCTGCTCTTTATAAACAAATGGCTAGAATTTGTATCAACGCGAAAGAATTTGAAGAAGGTGCAAAGTATACAGAAGCTTATCTTTCCAAGATCCCTTTCGACAACGAGTATATCTTCTATCTTTCCTATTGTCTAAGAAAGACAAAGGATTATTGGAAGTCTTTGGAATTCGCTGAAAAACTCAGATCCAGAGAACCTGAAAATATTCGAAATCTAAAACATTTGGTGGCTTTGTATAGACTTACAGGAAATCGAATGAAGTTCAGAGCCACTATGTCCGTTCTAAAATTGGTCCTGGCGGACTCGGATCCTAAGGCAAATAATTCTTCAGAACCCGCATTGGTTTGA
- a CDS encoding PhoX family protein, with amino-acid sequence MKVSRSDFLKYMGKGMLALTAARTLDLFSEPAKEPSKKVHSSHPSSPKTKKELSSKIPGSNFKPLKPNTQDDLILAAGFTYDLIAVYGDKINSKGDTFGYAADFNCFFQFPNDPNSALLWTNHEYLNELEYYVTGYDYNQKGPNNRTPEQIEKYLYSLGGSVIGLRKSKGVWVLDPESKYGRRINGRSEFQLKGPVAGSETISGKTKVYGTFANCSGGQTLWNTVLSCEENYEMVVEDCKLEDSKEYGWIIEVDPFDPSSTPVKHTALGRFSHENAALTISPSGKLVVYMGDDSKDQCVYKFVSAKNYDPKKGKLNSELLDEGTLYVGNFEKCVWIPLDLEKNPNLKNAKDKEGNPKFKAQADILVSCRDAAKTAGGTPMDRPEDLEVHPLDKSVFVSFTNNDSHGNFYGQIVRIKEENSDAESVRFEFEVFVAGGGKSGFSSPDNLAFDSSGNLWMVTDMTTRLLGKSIFKKFGNNGMFFIPTSGEDAGKAFQFASAPIGAELTGPWFTPDEEFLFLSVQHPGEDTKDYDVPTSRWPRKTKGDIPRPGVVAIRRA; translated from the coding sequence ATGAAGGTATCTAGATCTGACTTTTTGAAATATATGGGAAAGGGGATGCTTGCTTTGACTGCCGCCCGTACCTTGGATCTGTTTTCAGAACCTGCAAAAGAGCCTTCTAAAAAAGTTCATTCTTCACATCCTTCTTCTCCAAAAACGAAAAAGGAGCTCTCTTCTAAAATTCCGGGAAGTAATTTTAAACCTCTAAAACCTAACACTCAAGACGATCTAATTTTAGCGGCGGGTTTTACTTACGATCTGATCGCAGTCTATGGAGATAAGATCAACTCTAAGGGAGACACTTTCGGTTATGCAGCAGATTTTAACTGCTTCTTCCAGTTCCCTAATGATCCAAACTCAGCACTTCTTTGGACCAATCACGAATACTTAAACGAATTAGAATATTATGTAACCGGTTATGACTATAACCAAAAAGGCCCAAATAATAGAACGCCTGAACAGATCGAAAAATATCTATACTCATTAGGCGGTTCAGTGATCGGTTTGCGAAAATCTAAAGGGGTATGGGTACTAGATCCTGAATCTAAATATGGAAGAAGGATAAATGGTAGGTCGGAATTCCAACTCAAAGGCCCAGTGGCGGGCTCTGAAACAATCTCGGGTAAAACAAAAGTGTACGGAACATTTGCAAACTGTTCTGGAGGACAAACATTATGGAATACCGTCCTCTCTTGCGAAGAAAACTACGAAATGGTAGTAGAAGATTGCAAACTGGAAGACTCTAAGGAATACGGTTGGATCATAGAAGTTGATCCTTTTGATCCATCTTCCACTCCAGTAAAACATACTGCACTCGGAAGATTTTCACATGAGAACGCTGCGTTAACTATTTCTCCTTCCGGAAAGTTAGTCGTGTATATGGGAGATGATTCCAAGGACCAATGCGTTTATAAATTTGTCTCTGCAAAAAATTATGATCCTAAAAAAGGGAAATTAAACTCGGAACTTTTGGATGAAGGGACTTTATACGTAGGCAATTTTGAGAAATGTGTATGGATCCCATTGGATCTGGAAAAAAATCCAAATCTTAAAAATGCAAAAGATAAAGAAGGAAATCCAAAATTTAAGGCCCAAGCGGATATATTGGTATCATGTAGAGATGCGGCAAAAACAGCGGGTGGAACCCCAATGGATAGACCGGAAGATCTGGAAGTACATCCATTAGATAAATCTGTTTTTGTATCTTTTACCAATAACGATTCTCATGGAAATTTTTACGGACAGATAGTTCGTATCAAAGAAGAAAATTCGGATGCAGAATCGGTCCGTTTCGAATTCGAAGTGTTTGTTGCCGGGGGAGGGAAGAGTGGATTCTCTTCTCCTGATAATTTGGCTTTCGATTCTTCGGGAAATCTTTGGATGGTAACCGATATGACTACTCGTTTACTCGGAAAATCCATCTTCAAAAAATTCGGGAACAACGGTATGTTCTTTATTCCTACAAGCGGAGAAGATGCAGGAAAAGCTTTCCAATTTGCTTCCGCTCCGATCGGTGCAGAACTTACCGGCCCTTGGTTTACTCCTGATGAAGAGTTTTTATTCTTATCCGTGCAACATCCGGGAGAAGATACCAAGGATTATGATGTTCCTACAAGTCGCTGGCCTAGAAAAACGAAGGGAGATATTCCTAGACCAGGAGTAGTTGCGATTAGAAGAGCTTAG
- the htpG gene encoding molecular chaperone HtpG: MSEEVKGRISVETENIFPIIKKWLYSEKDIFLRELVSNACDAIAKLRKISLNEEFEGGTDYRIDLDFDQETRVLTVQDNGIGMTDEEVNRYINQIAFSGAEEFVKKYQSEGDKPEIIGHFGLGFYSSFMVSSKVKIETKSYKKGSTPVVWESESGTEFSLRSGDRSERGTKISLYLDGDSGEYLDQWKLKELVRKYCDFLPVPIYVKEEKANKQTPLWSEQPSSVKKEQYDEFYQYLFPFAGEPLFHVHLNVDYPFRLQGILYFPRLKHELDANRMGIKLYCNHVFVSDEAKELVPQFLTVLQGTLDIPDLPLNVSRSYLQNDPLVKKISSHIVKKVSDKLQEEWTKNPDEFRKNWDEISLFVKYGMMTDEKFYESAKDLIFFRSSNGDLTKLEEYVERNKDKNSGKVYYAGEAELSSVYMDLLKSQGLEALLVDSRIDNHFLQFIEGKNPDLKFQRVDSELADQVLDKDASPDLADQDNKTTEDRLKEIFTKAIVREGVEIKTEALKSEDIPSVILLPEHLRRLAEMGQMYGQKPGDILKNHTLLLNRKSKLIKNILGLSKGIHPEKAEKLARSVYDLALLGAKLIGEDELSDLIRRQRDLLEDLSSD; encoded by the coding sequence ATGAGCGAAGAAGTAAAAGGCAGGATCTCGGTAGAAACGGAGAATATTTTCCCTATTATTAAAAAATGGTTATATTCTGAAAAAGATATATTCTTAAGAGAGTTGGTTTCCAACGCATGCGACGCAATCGCTAAACTCAGAAAAATCTCCTTGAATGAGGAATTCGAGGGAGGGACCGATTATAGGATCGATCTGGACTTCGACCAAGAAACCAGGGTCTTAACCGTCCAAGATAACGGGATCGGGATGACCGATGAAGAAGTGAATCGTTATATTAACCAGATAGCATTTTCCGGCGCAGAAGAATTCGTAAAAAAATACCAATCGGAAGGAGATAAGCCGGAGATTATCGGACATTTCGGTTTAGGATTTTATTCCAGCTTTATGGTTTCTTCTAAGGTAAAAATAGAAACCAAGTCTTATAAAAAGGGGAGTACTCCTGTTGTTTGGGAAAGTGAGTCGGGCACTGAGTTTTCTTTAAGATCGGGCGATAGATCCGAGAGAGGGACCAAGATCAGTTTGTATCTGGATGGAGATTCCGGAGAGTATTTGGACCAATGGAAACTGAAAGAGTTAGTCCGTAAATACTGCGATTTTCTTCCTGTTCCAATTTACGTAAAGGAGGAGAAGGCGAATAAACAAACTCCATTATGGAGCGAACAACCTTCTTCCGTTAAAAAAGAACAGTATGATGAGTTCTATCAGTATCTATTTCCTTTTGCTGGAGAACCTTTATTTCACGTTCACTTAAATGTGGATTATCCTTTTAGGCTACAGGGGATCCTATATTTCCCAAGACTGAAACACGAGTTAGATGCTAACCGAATGGGGATCAAACTCTATTGTAATCATGTGTTTGTCTCTGACGAAGCAAAGGAATTAGTTCCTCAATTTTTGACTGTTCTGCAAGGAACTTTGGATATTCCTGATCTTCCTCTGAATGTTTCTAGATCTTATCTTCAAAATGATCCTTTGGTAAAAAAGATCTCTTCTCATATAGTAAAAAAAGTTTCCGACAAATTGCAGGAAGAATGGACCAAAAATCCGGACGAATTCCGCAAGAACTGGGACGAGATCTCATTATTCGTTAAATATGGAATGATGACTGATGAGAAATTTTACGAGTCAGCGAAAGATCTCATTTTTTTCCGATCATCTAACGGTGATTTGACGAAACTGGAAGAATATGTAGAAAGAAATAAGGATAAAAATTCAGGCAAAGTATATTATGCAGGAGAAGCTGAACTTTCTTCCGTATATATGGACCTTCTCAAATCCCAAGGACTGGAAGCCTTGCTTGTGGATTCCCGGATAGACAATCATTTCTTACAGTTTATAGAAGGCAAAAATCCGGATTTGAAATTTCAAAGAGTGGATTCTGAACTTGCAGATCAAGTTTTGGATAAGGACGCAAGCCCTGATCTTGCGGACCAAGATAATAAAACTACTGAAGATAGGCTTAAGGAAATTTTCACTAAGGCAATCGTAAGAGAAGGTGTGGAAATTAAAACCGAAGCATTGAAGTCAGAGGATATTCCTTCCGTAATTCTATTGCCGGAACATCTGAGACGTTTAGCAGAGATGGGCCAGATGTACGGACAAAAACCGGGTGATATCCTGAAGAATCATACTCTTCTCTTGAACCGTAAATCTAAACTTATTAAAAACATCCTTGGTCTTTCTAAAGGTATACATCCGGAGAAAGCGGAGAAATTAGCTCGTTCCGTGTACGATCTGGCCTTGTTAGGCGCCAAGCTGATCGGAGAGGATGAATTGAGCGATTTGATCCGCCGTCAAAGGGATCTATTGGAAGATCTTTCCTCGGATTAA